In a genomic window of Pedobacter sp. KBS0701:
- a CDS encoding efflux RND transporter permease subunit, translated as MEKSGKKLDHSLKTSSISPFAKMIFFLCSSLIGICLGYLLPLNIDSANSLPAIEIDFNMPGNAARVVEAEATSKLESMLSRIKGIRNLYSTSGNGWGKVTIEFDRYTRMDLARFETSNIIRQTWPRLPREVSYPEIYLKKSNVSSSRPFLSYTINADLSNHDIQKFAERNYKEAFKDLEGLESVDIGGALPMEWRLEYNYNKLQSYGISVWDIQRAIQETYQTKFIGTGEISGNASYGNLMRTSLKSDQNESIFDAAKLMVSNNNGSLIQLDKLVEVKHSEKKPSKYYRVNGLNSIYIAFTAKESSNQLKLGERIKYRMSGLNKTLPAGYQVHVRYDTTTFVTSQLKEIALRSAISFALLLILIFVYWRNVGLVLMIVASLFISILSAFSAYYVLGINIQAYSLGAIGISFALIADNIHSTYYYLLKNNNRSVLSTLSSISFSSCGVFTIMVLLDKPDHLNIQEFLMVITINIMVSWFVALFFIPSIIDYFKVGPIQSTGGRNIFLRKPVRKFLYDSYSFWLRFILARRKIVVSVLILVFGLPVYLLPENLDSESRFGTKYNELVKTDFYRESLRPALNKALGGVSRLFYQYVVQTSHPVPIGETVLKITASMPSGTQLSQMNELVLKMESFVSQFDEVRLFQTNVYGTQKAGIEIFFKDPSISGSALSQIKDKIITKAIELGGGSWGVFGGEDQSFNNEFREKAGQFKVKLYGFNYDELSFWANKLSDQLSSHKRVGEVFISSNFSEYKDDYEEFLLNIDNEHSAVYGLSPYAIYNSVRPALSEVMFVTSIKAGDGREDLFLCNSQLSKVDLWGLVNINHSAGSSMYKLDEVAKIEKKQAPRQIEKENQQYRLTLQFNYIGWSERGNEVLEREIDTLKRHLPLGYSVFKEDQHFNWDMYSDNQFLTIGLIAVVIFFFNAILLNSVKQAFAVVAMIPISFIGFFLLFYWLRINFDQGGHMAMLILSAISSNSSIHIIASYNNIRRKHYKMNGSEAFLEACISKMPAIAITIFAMITALVPFMIFSHNETFWYALSVGIIGGLLTSFIGTMGILPILILKKVKKNAD; from the coding sequence ATGGAAAAAAGCGGTAAAAAATTAGATCATTCCTTGAAAACATCCAGCATATCGCCATTTGCGAAAATGATTTTCTTTTTGTGTTCTTCACTGATAGGAATCTGTTTAGGTTATTTGCTGCCGTTGAACATTGATTCGGCCAATAGCCTCCCGGCAATAGAGATTGATTTTAACATGCCGGGTAATGCTGCAAGGGTTGTAGAAGCCGAAGCAACTTCCAAACTGGAATCAATGCTTTCACGGATTAAAGGTATCCGAAATCTTTATTCGACATCTGGAAACGGCTGGGGAAAGGTGACGATTGAGTTTGACAGGTATACGAGAATGGATCTGGCCAGATTTGAAACGTCTAACATTATCAGACAGACCTGGCCGCGCTTACCCAGGGAAGTCTCGTACCCGGAAATATACTTAAAAAAGAGCAACGTATCTTCTTCCAGACCTTTTTTAAGTTACACCATTAACGCTGATTTGTCGAATCATGACATACAGAAATTTGCAGAACGAAATTATAAAGAGGCTTTTAAGGATTTAGAAGGACTGGAAAGCGTCGATATCGGAGGGGCGCTGCCTATGGAATGGCGACTGGAATATAATTACAATAAGTTGCAAAGTTATGGCATTTCCGTTTGGGACATCCAAAGGGCAATCCAGGAAACATATCAAACAAAATTTATTGGGACTGGAGAAATTTCCGGGAATGCATCTTACGGCAACCTAATGAGAACCAGCTTAAAGTCTGACCAAAACGAATCAATATTTGATGCCGCTAAGTTGATGGTGTCGAATAACAATGGATCACTCATTCAGCTGGATAAACTGGTAGAGGTTAAACATTCTGAAAAAAAGCCGTCCAAATACTACCGTGTAAACGGTCTTAACTCGATATACATTGCTTTTACCGCCAAAGAGTCGTCCAATCAGCTCAAACTTGGTGAACGCATAAAATATAGGATGTCCGGTTTGAATAAAACCCTGCCAGCTGGCTATCAAGTGCATGTCAGGTATGACACAACCACTTTTGTAACTTCCCAATTAAAAGAGATAGCTTTACGAAGCGCAATTTCGTTTGCTTTGTTGCTTATCCTGATTTTCGTTTATTGGCGGAATGTAGGTCTGGTCTTAATGATAGTAGCCAGCTTGTTTATCAGCATTCTGAGCGCATTTTCAGCATATTATGTTCTCGGAATTAATATCCAGGCATATTCATTGGGCGCTATCGGGATTTCATTTGCACTCATCGCGGACAATATACATTCCACTTATTACTATCTTCTAAAAAATAATAACAGATCGGTCCTTTCTACACTTTCTTCGATAAGTTTCTCCAGCTGTGGTGTGTTTACCATCATGGTGCTACTTGATAAGCCTGATCATTTGAATATTCAAGAGTTTTTAATGGTGATCACCATCAATATCATGGTTTCCTGGTTTGTAGCATTATTTTTCATTCCTTCAATCATTGATTATTTTAAGGTGGGCCCGATACAATCAACGGGTGGACGAAACATATTTTTAAGAAAGCCGGTCCGAAAATTTCTTTACGACAGCTATTCTTTCTGGTTGAGGTTTATTCTTGCGAGACGAAAGATAGTTGTATCTGTTCTAATACTCGTCTTTGGACTCCCTGTATACCTATTACCGGAGAATCTTGATTCCGAATCTCGTTTTGGGACTAAATACAATGAATTGGTCAAAACTGATTTTTACAGGGAGAGTTTAAGACCGGCTTTGAATAAGGCCCTTGGGGGGGTATCACGTCTTTTTTATCAATACGTAGTGCAGACCAGTCATCCCGTTCCGATCGGTGAGACCGTGCTGAAGATAACTGCTTCCATGCCAAGTGGTACCCAGCTTTCACAGATGAACGAATTGGTTTTAAAAATGGAAAGTTTCGTCAGTCAATTTGACGAAGTCAGATTGTTCCAGACAAATGTATACGGCACGCAAAAAGCGGGGATTGAAATTTTCTTTAAAGACCCTTCGATCTCCGGCAGTGCTCTTTCTCAGATAAAAGATAAGATAATCACTAAGGCAATAGAATTGGGCGGGGGAAGCTGGGGTGTGTTCGGAGGTGAGGATCAGAGTTTCAATAATGAGTTTAGGGAAAAAGCGGGACAGTTCAAAGTTAAGCTTTATGGATTTAATTATGATGAACTATCGTTTTGGGCAAATAAACTCAGTGATCAGCTATCGAGTCATAAAAGAGTCGGTGAGGTTTTTATCAGCTCAAACTTTTCGGAATATAAGGATGACTATGAGGAATTTCTGCTCAACATCGACAATGAGCATTCTGCTGTGTACGGGTTATCTCCATATGCCATATATAACTCGGTCCGACCTGCACTTTCCGAGGTGATGTTTGTCACCTCAATTAAAGCTGGGGATGGCAGGGAAGATCTTTTCCTTTGCAATTCCCAGCTTTCGAAGGTTGATCTTTGGGGTTTGGTCAATATCAACCATTCCGCTGGCTCCAGTATGTACAAATTGGATGAGGTGGCAAAAATAGAAAAAAAACAAGCACCAAGACAGATCGAAAAGGAAAATCAGCAATATAGATTAACGTTACAGTTCAATTATATAGGATGGAGCGAACGGGGAAATGAGGTGTTGGAGCGTGAGATAGATACGTTAAAGCGCCATTTGCCATTGGGATACTCAGTTTTTAAAGAAGATCAGCACTTCAATTGGGACATGTATTCGGATAATCAATTTCTGACGATTGGATTAATAGCAGTTGTTATATTCTTTTTTAATGCGATTCTTTTAAATTCCGTTAAACAGGCATTTGCGGTTGTGGCGATGATCCCTATTTCTTTCATTGGCTTCTTCCTTCTTTTTTATTGGTTGCGGATCAACTTCGATCAAGGCGGACATATGGCCATGCTAATCTTATCAGCAATAAGCTCTAACAGTAGCATTCATATCATAGCGTCATATAACAATATTCGCCGGAAGCATTATAAAATGAATGGCTCCGAAGCCTTCCTGGAGGCCTGCATTTCTAAAATGCCTGCTATTGCGATCACAATTTTTGCAATGATTACCGCATTGGTTCCATTTATGATCTTTTCGCATAATGAAACATTTTGGTACGCACTTTCTGTGGGAATTATTGGAGGCCTATTGACCTCGTTTATAGGGACGATGGGCATATTGCCCATATTGATCTTGAAAAAAGTGAAAAAAAATGCTGATTGA
- a CDS encoding efflux RND transporter permease subunit gives MIKRLLGKPISVLVFFLTCVILGFIAYNRLPVSLLPDIPIPQITVQLQKDGSSARELENTAVKPIRQYLQQLSGLQDIRSETQDGLGFIRLKFNHGTNTDLAFIEVNEKIDLAMNSLPRDMARPRVVKASASDLPVFYLNLSLKSDVPYTSGNDEKFLELSEVAENVVKRHIEQLPEVALADITGLMQKHIKIMLKGNMGPSSITTEDIEFALNSNNIETENMSVVDGSYLYNVKLTSQLRTVEDILNILFEKDSKVIRLGDIAEVKVAQQNDIGRSLVNGKRAITIGIIKQSEETIEDLKLAVNKILVNLKSNHDEIDFTLNRNQTELLDYTISNLQNDLIAGFILVSIVALIFLGNFKSPFVIAVCTISAFLTTFIVFFLCKQSLNIITVSGLILALGNMIDSSIVVTDIIAQYRNEGYSLDESCEKGTKEVIVPILSSTLTTISVFVPLVFMSGIAGAIFYAEAFAVTVGMIISYFTGIILLPVAYKMLYKYEFRENALSNRLTQLHLKLDNIIFPIYDKGIEVVFRNQKKSVLILVLSIPLCILLFVFMPKSMMPKLDHVETLTKIDWNENISIDENNTRTFRLVKNVGQHVTEHSAYLGHQQYLLEKNNELSRNETEIYFRTGSPKQLSRLEQQTYRWLKTNYPRAAITFSPPDNVFQRIFDTEGADLILELSSKNQENIPKVEDVKHLDTILPSITGRTAEPVSFDQQYELILNSEKLLLYGVSQHDVYNALKIALQDNQVAVLRSFDQYLPIVISGKQQSIDKLLSDTHVKSVYSSNGKSDLIPVRTLLGLRLAEDLKIIVAGKSGEHIPFKYNHINQPEEFMERVKAKFGKTSPFNLKFAGDYFYNKSMINQLSVVLFISILLMYLILVAQFQSFLQPLILLMEVPIDIAFALGILWITGNSLNLMSAIGIIVVIGVIVNDSVLKIDLINELRASNKSHSLRHIIHVAGVRRLRAIIMTSLTSILAMVPIIFAFDLGSELQKPLAIAMISTMSVGTVVSIFLIPLLYWLAYHKETSDAIENHE, from the coding sequence ATGATCAAACGACTACTTGGAAAGCCAATATCTGTCCTGGTTTTCTTTCTGACCTGTGTGATTCTGGGTTTTATAGCTTATAACAGGCTTCCGGTCTCTTTATTGCCAGACATTCCAATTCCTCAGATTACTGTCCAGCTTCAGAAGGATGGTTCATCGGCGAGAGAGCTCGAAAACACGGCGGTCAAGCCAATCCGGCAATATCTGCAGCAGTTGTCCGGCCTGCAGGATATCCGCTCCGAGACACAGGACGGTCTTGGGTTTATACGATTGAAGTTTAATCATGGTACCAATACTGATCTGGCCTTCATTGAGGTGAATGAAAAAATTGATCTGGCAATGAATTCGCTGCCACGTGATATGGCAAGGCCAAGGGTTGTCAAAGCAAGTGCTTCCGATCTACCGGTTTTTTATTTGAACTTGTCCCTAAAAAGTGATGTTCCCTATACGTCCGGCAACGATGAAAAGTTTTTGGAACTTTCTGAAGTGGCCGAGAACGTGGTCAAACGTCATATCGAACAGCTGCCTGAAGTTGCGCTTGCAGATATTACCGGTCTGATGCAGAAACACATTAAGATTATGCTCAAGGGTAATATGGGGCCGAGTTCTATTACCACAGAAGATATTGAATTTGCCTTGAATTCAAATAATATTGAAACTGAAAACATGTCGGTTGTGGATGGAAGTTATCTATACAACGTAAAACTTACCTCTCAACTGAGAACAGTGGAAGATATTCTGAACATCCTATTTGAAAAGGATAGCAAAGTGATCAGGCTCGGAGACATTGCGGAGGTTAAAGTGGCCCAGCAAAATGACATTGGACGCTCGCTGGTCAATGGGAAAAGGGCAATCACTATCGGCATTATCAAGCAGTCGGAAGAAACGATCGAAGATCTGAAACTTGCAGTAAACAAAATCTTGGTCAATCTGAAATCCAATCATGATGAGATTGATTTTACTTTGAACCGAAATCAAACCGAATTGCTGGATTATACGATTTCCAACCTCCAAAACGATTTGATTGCAGGTTTTATTCTTGTTTCTATAGTAGCATTGATCTTTCTGGGAAACTTCAAATCACCATTTGTCATTGCGGTTTGTACAATTTCCGCTTTCCTTACCACATTTATCGTTTTTTTTCTCTGCAAACAATCTTTGAATATCATCACGGTATCAGGACTGATCCTTGCCCTTGGGAATATGATAGATAGTTCGATTGTGGTGACAGATATTATTGCCCAATATAGGAACGAAGGTTATAGCCTGGATGAAAGCTGTGAGAAAGGGACAAAAGAAGTCATTGTGCCTATATTGAGTTCAACCCTGACAACGATATCCGTCTTTGTGCCATTGGTCTTTATGAGTGGAATAGCAGGTGCAATTTTTTACGCTGAGGCCTTTGCAGTTACTGTCGGCATGATCATATCCTATTTTACAGGCATCATACTCTTGCCGGTGGCATATAAAATGCTGTATAAATATGAGTTTCGTGAAAACGCGCTGTCAAACAGGTTGACTCAGCTCCATCTTAAGCTTGACAATATTATTTTCCCAATTTATGATAAGGGCATTGAGGTTGTCTTCAGGAACCAAAAAAAAAGCGTTTTGATTTTAGTCCTTTCCATTCCGCTGTGTATCCTGCTATTTGTTTTTATGCCAAAGTCGATGATGCCCAAGCTGGACCATGTAGAGACACTGACGAAGATCGATTGGAATGAAAATATATCAATAGATGAAAATAATACCAGGACATTCCGACTGGTCAAAAATGTCGGGCAACACGTAACCGAACACTCAGCCTATCTCGGGCATCAGCAATATTTGTTGGAAAAAAACAATGAGTTAAGTAGGAACGAAACAGAGATCTATTTCAGGACAGGAAGCCCTAAGCAGTTATCCCGTCTCGAACAACAAACATATAGATGGCTCAAAACAAATTACCCACGAGCAGCCATCACTTTCTCACCTCCTGATAATGTATTTCAGAGAATATTCGACACAGAAGGAGCTGATCTCATTCTGGAACTCAGTTCAAAAAATCAGGAAAACATCCCTAAAGTTGAGGATGTAAAACACCTGGATACTATTCTTCCTTCCATTACCGGAAGAACTGCAGAGCCCGTTTCTTTCGATCAGCAATATGAATTGATATTGAATAGTGAAAAGCTACTGCTCTATGGCGTTAGCCAGCATGATGTCTATAACGCGTTGAAAATTGCTTTGCAGGATAATCAGGTTGCGGTACTGCGATCGTTTGACCAGTATCTTCCGATAGTAATTTCAGGTAAACAACAGTCCATTGATAAACTCTTATCCGATACACATGTGAAAAGCGTTTATTCTTCCAATGGAAAATCGGATCTGATTCCGGTTAGAACACTACTGGGGCTGAGGCTCGCTGAAGATCTGAAAATCATCGTTGCCGGCAAGTCTGGTGAACATATCCCTTTTAAATATAACCACATCAATCAACCTGAGGAATTCATGGAGCGCGTGAAAGCGAAATTTGGGAAAACCAGCCCTTTTAACCTGAAGTTCGCAGGTGATTACTTTTATAATAAGTCAATGATCAATCAATTATCGGTAGTATTGTTTATTTCAATACTCCTGATGTACCTCATATTGGTTGCACAGTTCCAGAGTTTCCTTCAGCCGTTGATTTTGTTAATGGAGGTGCCTATTGACATTGCCTTTGCACTGGGGATTTTATGGATTACCGGAAACAGCTTGAATTTGATGAGCGCAATCGGCATCATTGTAGTAATCGGGGTCATAGTCAACGATTCAGTTTTGAAAATCGATCTGATAAATGAACTTAGAGCTTCCAACAAAAGCCACTCATTACGACATATCATCCACGTTGCGGGAGTTAGGCGACTCAGAGCGATCATCATGACTTCACTGACATCCATTTTAGCAATGGTACCTATAATATTTGCGTTTGATCTGGGCTCAGAGTTACAGAAGCCCCTGGCTATTGCAATGATCAGTACAATGTCGGTCGGAACGGTAGTGAGTATTTTCCTGATCCCATTACTTTATTGGCTGGCATATCATAAAGAAACAAGCGATGCGATTGAAAATCATGAATAA
- a CDS encoding 6-bladed beta-propeller: protein MNKYLLLIPVVLLAGCLNSSKKKPRFTNSQIKSLHLESARVLTVNTDSAEKLILDPFLGKKPYDLGSKINSFDVIPLETTDDGLLDVIYKVLTTKTHIYVHDRLKGGGLVVFTREGKFVKRMPYGQGPGEINRLYDICYDTEHDRLIAYQHSFLNYYTASGEFIEQKRLPFGFYNFKTFKNGFVFKMLDEQGNDHLGNLKKSTLMATDTLFKIKSAGLPLNEKLVSYGGYNYLYSQGETLSVTSRFVDTVYSFHPDNNKLTAQFILSYEDKKLPKEYLTESMAAFDKAATQNDYYYFLGEYLENEKNNVFFLKNDFTGRKTLIFRDKKTKHLFGGNDPVFDHGKNISTLSLPIAVEGNRFISIHYQNSKDQSLMQSTLLSAPAKAKLAKVTEDDNPVLVFYDLKQF, encoded by the coding sequence ATGAACAAATACTTACTCCTGATTCCCGTTGTACTTCTCGCTGGTTGTCTGAACTCCAGCAAAAAGAAGCCGCGTTTTACAAATTCTCAGATCAAATCTCTGCATCTAGAAAGTGCCAGAGTTCTGACGGTTAACACAGATTCAGCTGAAAAGCTCATTTTGGATCCATTTTTAGGCAAGAAGCCCTACGATCTGGGATCCAAGATCAACAGCTTCGATGTGATCCCACTGGAGACAACCGATGATGGTCTGCTAGATGTAATCTATAAGGTATTGACCACCAAAACCCACATCTATGTTCATGACCGCTTAAAGGGGGGTGGGTTAGTGGTATTTACCAGGGAAGGTAAATTCGTGAAACGAATGCCCTATGGCCAGGGACCAGGCGAAATCAACCGGCTTTATGATATCTGTTATGATACTGAGCATGACCGGTTGATCGCCTATCAGCATTCGTTCCTCAATTATTATACTGCTTCAGGGGAATTTATTGAACAGAAGCGGCTACCTTTCGGATTCTATAACTTTAAAACGTTCAAAAACGGATTCGTATTCAAGATGCTTGATGAACAAGGAAATGACCACTTAGGCAATTTAAAGAAAAGCACTTTGATGGCCACAGATACGCTGTTCAAAATTAAATCCGCCGGGCTTCCATTAAATGAAAAACTGGTGAGTTATGGAGGCTATAATTATCTTTATTCTCAAGGAGAAACCCTATCTGTAACGAGTAGGTTCGTGGATACCGTTTATAGTTTCCACCCGGATAACAACAAACTCACAGCTCAATTCATACTCTCCTACGAGGATAAAAAACTTCCGAAGGAATATCTAACAGAGAGTATGGCCGCATTTGATAAAGCAGCTACGCAAAATGACTATTATTATTTTCTTGGCGAATACCTTGAGAACGAAAAAAACAACGTATTTTTTTTGAAAAACGATTTTACGGGTCGAAAGACCTTGATCTTCCGTGACAAAAAAACCAAACATCTATTTGGAGGCAATGACCCCGTATTTGATCATGGCAAGAATATCTCCACATTGAGTTTACCTATTGCTGTCGAAGGGAACAGATTTATATCGATCCACTACCAAAACAGTAAAGACCAATCCCTGATGCAAAGTACCTTGTTATCTGCTCCGGCAAAGGCAAAGCTTGCAAAAGTAACTGAAGATGATAATCCAGTCCTTGTTTTTTACGACTTAAAGCAATTCTAA
- a CDS encoding GtrA family protein, with protein MLETFFKLIRFGIVGLIGTAVDFGVTFIVKEKLGINKYVANTFGFILAVVNNYFLNKYWTFNNVYGNSFIQFLIFCTISIVGLLINLGVIYVFNTSKKYPFYVTKVIGVAIVALWNFSMNFFLTFHT; from the coding sequence ATGTTAGAAACCTTCTTTAAATTAATCAGATTTGGAATTGTGGGACTCATTGGAACAGCGGTCGATTTCGGTGTTACTTTCATCGTGAAAGAAAAATTGGGTATAAACAAGTATGTGGCAAATACTTTCGGCTTTATCTTGGCAGTTGTGAATAATTACTTTCTGAATAAATATTGGACATTCAATAATGTTTACGGCAATTCTTTTATCCAGTTTTTGATATTTTGTACAATCAGCATCGTGGGTTTACTTATCAATTTGGGGGTGATTTATGTATTTAACACGAGTAAAAAATACCCCTTTTATGTAACAAAAGTGATCGGGGTAGCCATTGTAGCGCTTTGGAACTTCAGCATGAACTTTTTCCTGACATTCCATACTTGA
- a CDS encoding efflux RND transporter periplasmic adaptor subunit, whose translation MKHLCYIFFSLTCLSFLCACSPEKESAPVILKKSTASIQDVGTVTLSESRFQHELISNGKVATKNIAETRFSSSADISKIYVHNGLRVKKGEPLAILDNYLLKQMHVQAKNALDRAQLDYQDVLIGQGYKINQIASVPPEIQQLARIKSGLNNAQVQWEIADHNLRNATLLSPINGVVANLTAKANTLSNPSAVFCNIIDQNSLEIVFNILESELSLIKVDDKIKVEPYALNSRSIAGRISEVNPWINEKGMIQVKGVVDGESGLLEGMNVRVHIFRALDHLWVVPKQAVVMRTGKQVVFTADKGKANWHYVKTGLENSTQYSITSETLKGGDQVIIEGNAGLSHGAPIKVTFQR comes from the coding sequence ATGAAGCATCTCTGCTATATTTTTTTTTCACTTACGTGCCTGTCTTTTTTATGTGCGTGTTCACCTGAAAAGGAATCCGCACCGGTTATCCTGAAGAAATCTACAGCATCTATCCAGGATGTTGGTACGGTCACCCTGAGTGAATCACGCTTTCAACATGAGCTGATCAGCAATGGAAAAGTGGCCACTAAGAATATTGCTGAGACCAGGTTCAGCTCTTCTGCAGATATTTCGAAGATCTATGTGCATAATGGATTAAGGGTTAAAAAAGGGGAACCCCTTGCTATCCTTGATAACTATTTACTGAAGCAAATGCACGTACAGGCGAAAAATGCTTTGGATCGGGCACAGTTGGATTATCAGGATGTATTAATTGGTCAAGGTTACAAAATCAATCAGATAGCGTCTGTGCCACCGGAAATCCAGCAGCTCGCCAGGATAAAAAGTGGACTGAATAATGCGCAGGTCCAGTGGGAGATTGCGGACCACAATCTTCGGAACGCAACGCTTTTGAGCCCCATCAACGGTGTCGTTGCAAATCTAACGGCAAAGGCAAATACCCTTTCAAATCCTTCAGCCGTTTTCTGCAACATCATCGACCAGAACAGTTTGGAAATTGTATTCAATATACTGGAATCAGAGCTGTCATTGATCAAGGTTGATGACAAAATCAAAGTGGAGCCCTACGCTTTGAACAGCAGGTCAATCGCCGGACGTATATCGGAAGTAAATCCCTGGATCAATGAAAAGGGGATGATCCAGGTAAAAGGAGTTGTTGATGGGGAGTCGGGTTTATTGGAAGGTATGAATGTTAGGGTACACATATTCCGCGCCCTGGATCATTTATGGGTTGTTCCAAAACAGGCGGTGGTCATGAGGACCGGAAAACAGGTGGTTTTTACAGCTGATAAGGGAAAAGCGAATTGGCATTATGTCAAAACAGGGTTAGAGAATTCTACGCAGTATTCCATCACCAGTGAAACTTTAAAAGGCGGAGATCAGGTTATCATTGAGGGAAATGCCGGGCTTTCCCATGGTGCGCCGATAAAAGTCACGTTTCAAAGATAA
- a CDS encoding TolC family protein translates to MKILYLLIVLQSVFFSDTSFAQEKVIRLDLQKTVQIASDSSLATFRAKNGYMASYWEYQSFKADRLPSLSLNMTPIAYNRDYVRRYDSGLNIDVYRRQQALYSFGNLAVKQNLDVTGGTFFIDSELGYLRNFGAFAANQYTSVPIRIGYRQDLFGYNPYKWEKKLAPQKFERAKKALLQDIQQIAETAAEYFFTLAMANAEYSLAKEILNNSDTLFKIGSERFKIAAIGKSDLLTLKLDLVNARNNLQTAEINHKRSMFALATYLNLEKNTKIEVVLPDMPTLKIIDVNQAVQLAKRNNVTYLQSEQQVVEAEQNVNKAKIESNFNLGISASLGFNQVSETFNKAYRNPQQQSIISLNLSVPIVDWGVRKGRYNMARNNLNISKINARESEIRLEEDVTMTINDLNIQRTLIETSSEAMELSKTVYEQTRERFIIGKVDLNNLVLAGNRRQETQRNYILSIKNYWQSYFRIRKFTLFDYDSNRELMEAFEWKKAVKN, encoded by the coding sequence GTGAAAATTTTATATCTCTTAATTGTCCTGCAAAGTGTGTTTTTCTCAGACACAAGCTTCGCTCAGGAGAAAGTTATCAGGCTCGACCTGCAAAAAACAGTTCAGATCGCTTCAGATAGCTCATTGGCAACCTTTCGCGCAAAAAACGGTTATATGGCATCTTATTGGGAATATCAAAGTTTCAAAGCTGACAGACTCCCGTCATTATCCCTCAACATGACACCCATCGCCTACAACCGGGACTATGTCAGAAGGTATGATTCAGGCCTGAACATTGATGTTTATAGAAGACAACAGGCGCTTTATAGCTTCGGGAATCTCGCCGTGAAACAAAATTTGGATGTAACAGGGGGTACTTTTTTTATAGATTCGGAACTTGGGTATCTAAGGAATTTTGGAGCCTTTGCCGCAAATCAATATACAAGCGTTCCCATCAGAATCGGCTACAGGCAAGACTTATTTGGTTATAACCCGTACAAATGGGAGAAAAAGTTAGCTCCCCAGAAATTCGAAAGGGCAAAAAAAGCATTATTACAGGATATCCAGCAGATTGCTGAAACTGCGGCAGAATACTTTTTTACGCTCGCGATGGCGAATGCAGAGTATTCACTTGCAAAAGAAATATTGAATAACTCGGATACGCTTTTCAAAATCGGGAGTGAAAGGTTTAAGATTGCTGCAATAGGCAAATCAGATTTATTAACACTGAAGCTGGATCTAGTAAATGCCAGGAATAATCTTCAGACCGCAGAGATCAACCACAAAAGAAGCATGTTTGCTTTGGCAACATATTTAAATCTGGAAAAAAATACCAAGATCGAGGTCGTCCTTCCGGATATGCCTACCTTAAAAATAATTGATGTGAACCAGGCAGTCCAGTTGGCAAAGAGAAATAATGTTACCTATCTGCAGTCTGAACAGCAGGTTGTGGAGGCCGAGCAGAACGTAAATAAAGCCAAGATAGAATCCAATTTTAATTTAGGGATATCGGCGAGCCTGGGGTTTAACCAGGTTTCCGAAACTTTTAACAAAGCTTACCGCAATCCACAACAGCAAAGTATTATATCCCTCAATCTGAGCGTACCCATAGTTGATTGGGGAGTGAGAAAAGGTAGGTATAACATGGCCAGAAATAATTTGAACATATCAAAAATAAATGCGAGGGAAAGTGAAATCCGTTTGGAAGAAGACGTCACAATGACGATTAACGATCTAAATATCCAGCGTACCTTGATTGAAACCAGTAGTGAGGCGATGGAGCTGTCCAAAACCGTATATGAGCAGACACGTGAAAGGTTCATCATTGGGAAGGTGGACTTAAACAATCTGGTCCTGGCAGGCAACCGTCGTCAGGAGACTCAACGGAACTACATTTTGTCTATAAAAAATTATTGGCAGAGTTATTTTAGGATAAGGAAATTTACCTTGTTCGACTATGATTCTAACCGCGAACTTATGGAGGCCTTCGAATGGAAAAAAGCGGTAAAAAATTAG